A window of bacterium genomic DNA:
TATGGGGCCATCCGGTTCAGGTAAATCTACGCTGTTACATATTTTAGGAATGTTAGATGAGCCGACCAACGGAGAATACCATTTTCTCAATGAGCACGTACATAAATTATCAGAAAAACAAAAAACCGAGATTCACAAAGAATACATCGGTTTCGTTTTTCAAAGCTACCATTTGATAGATGAATTAACGGTGTATGAAAACATTGAGACGCCGCTATTATACAAAAAAATCAGCGCGTCGGAGCGAAAAGGTATGGTTTCGGATATATTAGATCGTTTTAATATTGTCGGAAAAAAAGATCTGTTTCCCAATCAATTGTCCGGCGGACAGCAACAAGTTGTAGGTATCGCGCGCGCCATCATTGGAAGGCCGAAGCTTATTCTTGCAGACGAACCGACGGGAAATTTGAATTCAGAACAAGGTGAGGAGATCATGAACCTATTCAAAAAACTTAACAACGAAGGAACAACCATTATTCAGGTCACGCATTCGGAAAAGAACGCTTCGTACGGCAACAAGATTGTTCATCTTTTAGATGGTTGGGTACAGGCGTAATAAGTTATCCTTATTTTAACGTTGCTTATCGGGTTGGCTCACAAATGGAAAAGAACCCTTCAGTCTGAGACCTTATGTTAATGAGTCGGTGTTTTGATAAGTTTCTTCTAAATTTAAAATGGAGAACTTATCATGGAAACACAAACCTCAAATTTAAGTTTTAAAGGACAACACTTTT
This region includes:
- a CDS encoding ABC transporter ATP-binding protein — encoded protein: MIRLNKIEKSYSTGFVKTYVLRGITLDIKQGEFVSIMGPSGSGKSTLLHILGMLDEPTNGEYHFLNEHVHKLSEKQKTEIHKEYIGFVFQSYHLIDELTVYENIETPLLYKKISASERKGMVSDILDRFNIVGKKDLFPNQLSGGQQQVVGIARAIIGRPKLILADEPTGNLNSEQGEEIMNLFKKLNNEGTTIIQVTHSEKNASYGNKIVHLLDGWVQA